The following coding sequences are from one Thermoflexus sp. window:
- a CDS encoding HAMP domain-containing sensor histidine kinase has protein sequence MWTVDLRLVWLALALLLTLAFMLGRWSARESARRAFLQMDRASLGFLRVRPDGRYTAASPLARQWLGLPAASGLLPDAEWRPFLEEDVRAAQARGVGRSRFLVLAGGQALRWWVVPMEDAFWVLVADARESHRGLEKLRRLLTGLAHELRTPLATMLTHLEVLKLPAIAPEIRSQSMRILEEETRRMLRMVHSVLELGRLIIGEPLIVHPLSIVAVAEAAIAEKLPEALARQQSLSLEVGEEVPLVQGDADRLKQVFLNLLDNAIRYSRPGDRILVSLRSVPGGVRCEVSDTGPGIPAEHLPYVTEPFYRGEAPGGPGAGLGLAIVAEILRQHGSSLEIESRVEGETGTRIRFTLPAWRGSE, from the coding sequence ATGTGGACGGTGGACCTGCGGCTGGTATGGCTCGCTCTGGCCCTCCTCCTGACGCTGGCCTTTATGCTAGGCCGATGGTCCGCTCGGGAATCCGCCCGGCGCGCCTTTTTACAGATGGATCGGGCATCGCTCGGTTTCCTGCGCGTGCGCCCGGATGGGCGCTACACGGCGGCCAGCCCGCTCGCACGCCAGTGGCTGGGGCTTCCCGCGGCCTCCGGCCTCCTGCCGGATGCGGAATGGCGACCCTTTCTGGAGGAAGATGTTCGGGCGGCGCAGGCCAGAGGGGTGGGGCGCTCCCGTTTCCTGGTCCTCGCCGGAGGCCAGGCCCTGCGCTGGTGGGTTGTTCCCATGGAAGACGCCTTCTGGGTCCTGGTGGCGGATGCGAGGGAAAGCCATCGGGGCCTGGAGAAGCTGCGCCGCCTGTTGACCGGTCTGGCCCACGAGCTTCGAACGCCCCTGGCGACCATGCTGACCCATCTGGAAGTCCTTAAACTCCCCGCGATCGCTCCGGAAATCCGTTCCCAGTCCATGCGCATCCTGGAGGAGGAAACCCGTCGCATGCTCCGCATGGTCCACAGTGTGCTGGAGCTGGGCCGTCTGATCATCGGGGAGCCGCTGATCGTTCATCCCCTCTCCATCGTAGCCGTGGCGGAGGCCGCCATCGCGGAGAAGCTCCCGGAGGCTCTGGCCCGCCAGCAATCCCTGAGCCTTGAGGTAGGGGAAGAGGTGCCGCTGGTTCAGGGGGATGCGGATCGGCTGAAGCAGGTCTTTCTGAACCTGCTGGATAATGCCATTCGCTATAGCCGACCCGGCGATCGCATCCTTGTCTCCCTCCGATCCGTTCCTGGGGGCGTGCGGTGCGAAGTGAGCGACACCGGCCCGGGGATCCCCGCCGAGCATCTCCCCTATGTCACTGAGCCGTTTTATCGCGGGGAAGCTCCCGGGGGCCCCGGAGCCGGGCTGGGGCTGGCCATCGTGGCCGAGATCCTCCGTCAGCACGGATCCAGCCTGGAGATCGAGAGCCGGGTCGAAGGGGAAACCGGCACGCGAATCCGGTTCACGCTGCCCGCATGGCGGGGGAGCGAATGA